A section of the Bacteroidales bacterium genome encodes:
- a CDS encoding flavin reductase family protein: MKTIIPSDISVTELHQLMLGAIAPRPIALASTIDREGKPNLSPFSFYNAFGVNPTTLIFSPSRRGRDNTVKNTYENVKEVPEVVINAVTYGMVQQVSLASTEYPRGVNEFEKSGLSPLASEIVKPFRVKESPVQFECKVRQVIETGDQGGAANLVICEILLIHVHPDVLNAQGKIDTRKMDLVGRMGADFYVRAAGDALFEVEKPLARLGIGVDNLPDKIRLSTMLTGNDLGRLGNLESLPTSDEIEASRRNPYVSCIISENKNNELAQSESLHRLAQQWIEAGKYKEALSMLMLTVKQ; the protein is encoded by the coding sequence ATGAAAACAATCATCCCATCCGATATATCGGTTACTGAACTTCATCAGCTAATGCTTGGCGCCATAGCACCCCGTCCGATAGCCCTTGCCAGTACAATAGACCGGGAAGGAAAACCAAATTTATCTCCGTTTAGTTTTTATAACGCTTTTGGTGTGAACCCCACCACCCTGATTTTTTCGCCTTCACGCCGTGGCCGCGATAACACGGTAAAAAACACCTACGAAAATGTGAAAGAAGTTCCCGAAGTGGTTATCAACGCGGTTACTTACGGCATGGTGCAGCAAGTCAGCCTGGCAAGTACTGAATACCCCAGAGGTGTAAATGAGTTTGAAAAATCGGGTCTGAGCCCGTTGGCTTCTGAAATAGTAAAACCTTTCAGGGTAAAGGAATCGCCTGTACAGTTTGAATGTAAAGTAAGGCAGGTGATAGAAACCGGTGATCAGGGTGGCGCTGCAAATCTTGTAATTTGTGAAATCCTGCTCATTCATGTTCATCCCGATGTTTTAAATGCACAAGGCAAAATTGACACCCGGAAAATGGATTTAGTAGGCCGCATGGGTGCTGATTTTTATGTGCGGGCTGCAGGCGATGCTTTGTTTGAAGTTGAAAAACCATTGGCACGCCTTGGAATCGGTGTTGATAATCTTCCGGATAAAATCCGCCTGAGCACGATGCTTACCGGCAATGACCTGGGCCGGTTGGGAAATCTTGAAAGTTTGCCCACATCTGATGAAATTGAAGCCTCCCGGCGAAATCCTTATGTATCGTGTATTATTAGCGAAAACAAGAATAATGAACTTGCACAGAGTGAAAGCTTGCATCGCCTGGCGCAGCAATGGATTGAAGCAGGAAAGTATAAAGAAGCTTTGAGTATGCTTATGCTAACTGTGAAGCAATAA
- the fahA gene encoding fumarylacetoacetase has translation MSAKNSWIKTKPDDDFSLNNIPFGIAQNSDKETFVATRIGNTVISLAAMSGWGCFGEELQGKQRVFENRHLNDFIALGKNQTTAIRNTIIDLFSENDDSLKAFMEQPGFMFYNIKEVTMLMPVRVGDYTDFYSSKEHATNVGIMFRDPENALLPNWKHIPVGYHGRASSIVVSGTPIHRPKGQTKPDDVEKPVFGPTRLLDFELEMAFITGRNTRLGENIPVENAEDYIFGLVIFNDLSARDIQKWEYVPLGPFLSKSFGSVISPWVVTLDALEPFRTAGPKQEPEVLPYLQFNGNKSFDINLEVLIQPENQEATTVCRSNTKYLYWNMSQQLAHQTVNGCNINIGDMYASGTISGPDAGSFGSLLEITWKGTKPIELPAGITRKFIEDHDTVIMHAFAEKDGLRVGFGESVTKILPAL, from the coding sequence ATGTCCGCAAAAAATTCCTGGATCAAAACCAAACCCGACGACGATTTCTCCCTGAACAACATCCCTTTTGGAATTGCCCAAAATTCAGATAAGGAAACCTTTGTTGCCACACGGATCGGTAATACCGTCATCAGCCTGGCTGCGATGAGCGGTTGGGGCTGCTTTGGAGAAGAGTTGCAAGGCAAACAACGTGTTTTTGAGAACCGCCACCTGAACGATTTCATCGCACTTGGCAAAAACCAAACTACAGCCATCAGGAACACTATCATAGATTTGTTTTCGGAAAATGATGATTCTTTGAAGGCTTTCATGGAACAACCCGGCTTTATGTTTTATAATATTAAGGAAGTGACCATGCTCATGCCCGTCAGGGTGGGCGATTACACCGATTTTTATTCCAGCAAAGAGCACGCTACCAATGTGGGCATCATGTTTCGCGACCCGGAAAACGCTTTGCTGCCAAACTGGAAACATATCCCGGTTGGTTATCATGGCAGGGCCAGTTCCATTGTGGTTTCCGGAACGCCGATTCACCGCCCAAAGGGCCAAACCAAGCCCGATGATGTGGAGAAGCCTGTTTTCGGGCCAACCCGCCTCCTGGACTTTGAACTTGAAATGGCATTTATTACAGGCCGGAACACCAGGCTTGGAGAAAACATCCCGGTTGAAAATGCTGAGGATTATATTTTTGGACTGGTGATCTTTAACGACTTATCAGCGCGCGACATCCAGAAATGGGAATACGTACCGCTCGGGCCGTTTTTGTCTAAAAGTTTTGGTTCAGTAATCTCGCCCTGGGTAGTTACCCTTGATGCGCTTGAGCCTTTCCGAACCGCCGGCCCTAAACAGGAACCTGAAGTTTTACCTTACCTGCAATTCAACGGCAATAAAAGTTTCGACATCAACCTTGAAGTGCTTATACAACCTGAAAACCAGGAAGCAACCACAGTTTGCCGTTCGAACACAAAGTACTTATACTGGAACATGAGCCAGCAACTGGCGCACCAGACCGTGAACGGTTGCAATATCAATATTGGCGATATGTACGCTTCGGGAACCATCAGCGGCCCGGATGCAGGTTCATTTGGCTCCTTGCTAGAAATTACATGGAAAGGCACAAAACCCATTGAGCTTCCGGCTGGGATCACACGAAAATTTATTGAAGACCATGATACAGTGATTATGCATGCTTTTGCCGAAAAAGACGGACTCAGGGTTGGATTTGGCGAGTCAGTCACAAAGATTTTACCGGCATTGTAA
- the hppD gene encoding 4-hydroxyphenylpyruvate dioxygenase produces MADQKDFLPINGTDYVEFYVGNAKQAAHFYQTAFGFQPLAYAGLETGLKDRTSFVLQQGKIRFVLTSALDPKSPISDHVKLHGDGVKVVALWVDDATKSYHETTSRGAVSYMEPAVQKDEQGEVIVSGIKTYGETVHVFVERKNYKGIFLPGYIAWNPNYKPADVGLQYVDHMVGNVGWGEMNKWVDFYAKVMGFSQLVSFDDKDISTEYTALMSKVMSNGNGRIKFPINEPAEGRKKSQIEEYIDFYKGPGVQHVAMATDDIIATVSELQKRGVDFLTVPGSYYDTVSDRVGEIDEQLSSLSKLGILIDRDDEGYLLQIFTKPVQDRPTVFYEIIQRKGAKSFGKGNFKALFESIEREQERRGTL; encoded by the coding sequence ATGGCTGATCAAAAAGACTTCCTCCCTATCAATGGTACTGATTATGTTGAATTTTATGTGGGCAATGCTAAACAGGCAGCTCACTTTTATCAAACAGCTTTTGGCTTTCAACCCTTGGCTTATGCCGGATTGGAAACCGGGTTGAAAGACCGCACTTCCTTCGTTCTGCAACAGGGAAAGATCCGATTTGTGTTAACATCAGCGCTTGATCCGAAATCGCCCATCAGTGATCATGTAAAACTTCATGGCGATGGTGTGAAAGTAGTAGCGTTATGGGTTGATGATGCAACAAAATCATACCATGAAACTACGAGCCGTGGCGCTGTATCGTACATGGAACCAGCGGTTCAGAAAGATGAGCAGGGTGAAGTTATTGTTTCCGGCATAAAAACCTACGGCGAAACGGTTCATGTTTTTGTTGAACGCAAAAATTACAAAGGAATCTTTTTGCCAGGGTATATTGCCTGGAACCCAAATTATAAGCCCGCTGATGTTGGCCTGCAATATGTTGACCACATGGTAGGCAATGTAGGTTGGGGTGAAATGAATAAATGGGTTGATTTTTATGCCAAGGTGATGGGTTTCTCACAACTTGTTTCCTTCGACGATAAAGACATCAGCACCGAATACACCGCATTGATGAGCAAGGTGATGAGCAATGGCAATGGCCGCATCAAATTCCCGATCAACGAACCTGCCGAAGGCCGCAAGAAATCCCAGATCGAAGAATACATTGATTTTTACAAAGGGCCAGGGGTTCAGCATGTGGCCATGGCAACCGATGATATAATTGCTACTGTGAGTGAGCTTCAAAAACGTGGTGTTGATTTCCTTACCGTTCCGGGATCATATTACGATACCGTTAGTGATCGTGTGGGTGAAATTGACGAGCAACTGTCCTCATTGAGTAAACTCGGCATTTTGATTGACCGCGACGATGAAGGCTATCTTTTGCAGATTTTTACAAAACCTGTCCAGGACCGCCCGACCGTATTCTATGAAATTATCCAGCGCAAAGGCGCCAAATCATTCGGAAAAGGAAATTTCAAAGCCTTGTTTGAATCAATTGAGCGGGAACAGGAACGCAGAGGAACCCTTTAA
- a CDS encoding homogentisate 1,2-dioxygenase: protein MPHYHTLGQIPRKRHTQFRKPDGGLYSEQLVSTEGFSDVCSLTYHVYEPTRVIGIDEPYSVAPEIAIEKNMQHRSYQGFNVKPGGDYLQSRVPVLVNNDVYLSLAAPVSGTDNYFFKNSMADEIIFIHEGEGVLKSMYGQIPFAYGDQIVIPRGTIYQLEFKDENNRLFIVESFSPLRFPKRYLNHNRQLLEHSPFCERDIRKPQNLETFDQKGDFKVLIKKQDMIFPYHLESHPFDVIGWDGYLFPYALSVHDFEPITGRVHQPPPVHQVFETKTFVVCNFVPRLYDYHPLGIPVPYNHSNIDSDEVLYYVDGDFMSRKHVTRGQITLHPMGIPHGPHPGTVEKSLGAKETKELALMVDTFRPLKITKQAMEIEEKEYFLSWLE, encoded by the coding sequence ATGCCTCATTATCACACCCTCGGACAAATACCCCGTAAGCGGCATACCCAGTTTCGCAAACCCGATGGAGGGCTTTATTCTGAGCAACTTGTTTCTACCGAAGGATTCTCCGATGTATGCTCACTGACTTATCATGTTTATGAGCCTACCAGGGTTATTGGAATTGATGAGCCTTATTCAGTTGCACCTGAAATTGCGATTGAAAAGAATATGCAACACCGTAGTTACCAAGGGTTTAATGTAAAGCCTGGCGGTGATTACCTGCAAAGCCGTGTTCCAGTGTTGGTAAACAACGATGTTTATCTTTCGCTGGCGGCGCCTGTAAGCGGCACCGACAACTATTTCTTTAAGAACTCAATGGCCGACGAGATTATATTCATTCATGAAGGCGAAGGCGTTCTGAAAAGTATGTATGGCCAAATCCCGTTTGCTTATGGCGACCAAATCGTGATCCCCCGAGGAACCATTTACCAGTTAGAGTTCAAAGATGAAAACAACCGCTTATTTATTGTTGAATCTTTCAGTCCTTTAAGATTTCCTAAACGTTATCTGAACCACAACAGACAATTGCTTGAGCATTCGCCTTTCTGCGAACGCGACATTCGTAAACCACAGAATCTTGAAACTTTCGACCAGAAAGGCGATTTCAAGGTGCTTATAAAAAAGCAGGATATGATTTTTCCCTATCACCTTGAATCGCATCCGTTTGATGTGATTGGCTGGGATGGATATTTGTTTCCTTATGCACTTTCAGTTCATGATTTTGAACCCATCACGGGGCGGGTGCATCAGCCGCCTCCGGTTCACCAGGTTTTTGAAACCAAAACTTTTGTAGTCTGCAACTTTGTTCCCCGTCTCTACGATTATCATCCACTCGGTATCCCGGTTCCATACAATCACAGCAATATTGATTCTGATGAGGTGTTGTATTATGTGGATGGCGATTTTATGAGCCGCAAGCATGTAACCCGTGGACAGATCACTTTGCATCCTATGGGCATCCCACACGGGCCGCATCCCGGAACCGTTGAGAAAAGCCTGGGTGCAAAAGAAACCAAAGAACTCGCGCTGATGGTTGATACCTTCCGCCCGCTGAAAATCACAAAACAGGCCATGGAGATTGAGGAGAAGGAGTACTTTTTGTCGTGGCTGGAATAG
- a CDS encoding efflux RND transporter permease subunit, with protein sequence MKQVREFKLTTLALKNKNTVFLLVFIFAIFGIISYRSLPKELFPEIVIPTILVKTIYPGNPPVDMENLITRPLENEINTITGIKKLSSTSTQDNSDIIVEFQTDVEIKAALQDVKDAVDRVKGDLPIDLPTDPIVLDIDFSEFPIININLSGNYGINDLKRYADYLQDEIENITEISKVEITGIPEREIQINVNPLLLDANELSFTDIENAITQENVSISGGSVLFDDNTRWAVRTIGEYTDVRDIGDIIIKHENEAIVYLRDVASVEDTYADPVSFARLDDQPVVSLQVVKKSGQNLLSATDKIFRVIQESKDGGNLPADLNITITNDQSEEIRNQITNLENSVIMAVILVILVLYFFLGLKNALFVGIAIPLSMLVSFVVFGIIGIQINMIVLFSLILALGLLVDNGIVAVDNIFRYIERGYSVFEAAKLGIGEIALPIITSTATTLAAFLPLAFWQGIVGEFMKFLPVTLIIVLSSSLFVALVIIPVFAEAFFKDKKQTEADASRKQNHRKLRVRRLILVGILVLLGILLHLASMTLLANVILLIAILIFLGYFVFNKIALWFQIKALPYNERLYSRTLNFALRGRNPYFFIVGTFLFLVASIVFFAVKTPNVLFFPESQPKFINILAEMPIGYDINETNNRIIQIEQDVEGIIKPYRHIVKSVLTTVGQGAVGEFEGGAGDTPNRGRITVTFVEFESRQGINTSDIQAEISEALLGKYPGVEFNIEKDATGPPSGKAINLEISGRNFDQLLTITDRIQQRIEGSGIQGIESLAKNLDVDKPEIIVHIDRDRARRYGISTYLIANTIRTALFGNEISNFKIGEDEFPIQLRLDKEYRNNMASLINQRITFRSQSSGQIMQIPISAVATVEYSKTYGSVNRINMDRVITLTSNVLPGYNATSVNQQIKDLLQDTTMPDGYAYAFTGEQQEQAESMAFLMVALLIAVSLISLILVTQFNSIVKPFIIIGSVIFSTAGVFFGLGLFNMEFVVIMTGIGIISLAGVVVNNAIVLIDYTDYLHDLRKSDNDIPDNLYLDDATSTELIRLAGETRFRPVILTAITTVLGLFPLAIGLNIDFVTLMTELDPQIYFGGDNAAFWSPMAWTVIFGLTVATFLTLVIVPSMYQITLSMQRRLSVWMKGEKVIADKVQD encoded by the coding sequence ATGAAACAAGTCCGCGAATTTAAGTTAACAACCTTAGCGCTGAAGAACAAAAATACCGTTTTTCTTTTGGTCTTTATATTCGCTATTTTCGGGATCATTTCATACCGGTCGCTTCCCAAGGAGTTGTTTCCTGAAATAGTGATCCCTACAATTTTGGTGAAAACAATTTATCCGGGCAACCCGCCAGTGGATATGGAAAACCTGATCACCAGGCCTCTTGAAAACGAGATCAATACCATCACCGGTATTAAGAAACTCAGCTCTACATCAACACAAGATAATTCTGATATTATCGTGGAATTTCAAACCGATGTTGAAATCAAGGCAGCACTACAGGATGTGAAGGATGCGGTTGACCGGGTAAAAGGCGACCTTCCTATTGATCTGCCAACCGACCCTATTGTATTGGATATTGATTTTTCGGAATTTCCAATCATTAACATCAACCTCTCCGGCAATTATGGTATAAACGATCTCAAGCGCTATGCTGATTATCTGCAGGATGAAATAGAAAATATTACCGAGATTTCGAAAGTTGAAATTACCGGCATACCCGAAAGAGAGATTCAGATTAATGTGAACCCATTGCTGCTTGATGCCAACGAACTTAGCTTCACCGATATTGAGAATGCTATCACGCAGGAAAATGTTTCTATTTCTGGAGGTTCTGTATTATTTGATGACAATACACGCTGGGCTGTCAGAACCATTGGAGAGTATACGGATGTCAGGGATATTGGCGATATTATCATCAAGCATGAGAATGAAGCCATCGTATACCTGCGCGATGTTGCAAGCGTGGAAGATACTTATGCTGATCCCGTCAGTTTTGCCCGTCTCGACGATCAACCGGTTGTTTCGTTGCAGGTTGTTAAAAAATCGGGTCAGAACCTGTTATCTGCAACCGATAAAATTTTCAGGGTCATCCAGGAATCAAAGGATGGTGGAAACCTTCCTGCTGATTTGAATATTACAATTACTAACGATCAATCGGAAGAAATCCGCAACCAGATCACAAACCTCGAAAATAGTGTGATCATGGCTGTCATCCTTGTGATACTGGTACTCTACTTTTTCCTTGGATTGAAGAATGCGCTATTCGTTGGAATCGCTATACCGCTTTCAATGCTGGTCTCGTTTGTTGTTTTCGGGATCATAGGCATCCAGATCAATATGATCGTACTCTTTTCCTTGATCCTGGCTTTGGGATTACTGGTAGATAACGGCATTGTGGCCGTTGACAATATTTTCCGTTACATTGAAAGGGGCTATAGCGTTTTTGAAGCAGCAAAACTTGGCATAGGTGAAATAGCATTGCCCATCATCACTTCAACAGCAACCACCCTGGCAGCATTTCTGCCATTGGCTTTCTGGCAAGGCATTGTTGGTGAGTTTATGAAATTTCTTCCTGTTACCCTGATCATCGTGCTTTCCTCTTCACTTTTTGTAGCCCTGGTGATTATCCCTGTGTTCGCAGAAGCATTTTTCAAGGACAAAAAACAAACAGAAGCTGATGCATCCCGCAAGCAGAATCACAGAAAATTACGGGTCAGACGTTTGATCCTGGTTGGCATCCTGGTACTGCTTGGTATTTTGTTGCATCTGGCCTCAATGACTTTACTTGCCAATGTCATCCTGCTAATTGCCATTTTAATATTTTTAGGATATTTTGTGTTCAATAAAATTGCTCTTTGGTTCCAGATAAAAGCATTGCCTTATAATGAAAGGCTTTATTCCCGGACTCTTAATTTTGCATTGAGAGGCAGAAATCCATATTTTTTTATTGTTGGAACCTTTCTATTCCTTGTCGCTTCAATTGTATTTTTTGCTGTTAAAACTCCCAATGTGTTATTCTTTCCTGAGAGCCAGCCAAAGTTCATTAATATCCTTGCCGAAATGCCAATCGGTTACGATATCAATGAAACCAATAATCGGATCATTCAAATTGAGCAGGATGTTGAAGGAATAATCAAGCCTTATCGTCATATCGTGAAATCGGTTCTAACTACAGTTGGGCAAGGTGCCGTTGGCGAATTTGAAGGCGGTGCGGGCGATACTCCGAACCGTGGCCGGATCACAGTTACATTTGTGGAATTTGAAAGCAGGCAGGGAATCAATACATCCGATATACAGGCTGAAATCAGCGAAGCATTGCTCGGAAAATATCCGGGTGTAGAATTCAATATTGAAAAAGACGCAACAGGACCGCCTTCGGGGAAAGCAATAAACCTTGAAATCAGTGGCAGAAATTTCGATCAGTTGCTTACAATCACCGATAGGATCCAGCAACGCATTGAGGGTTCGGGAATACAGGGCATTGAAAGCCTCGCCAAGAATCTTGATGTGGACAAACCCGAGATCATCGTTCATATTGACCGCGACAGGGCAAGACGTTATGGTATTTCAACTTATCTGATCGCAAACACAATACGTACCGCCTTGTTCGGCAACGAAATATCAAACTTTAAAATCGGGGAAGATGAGTTTCCGATCCAGCTCAGACTCGACAAAGAATACAGGAATAACATGGCCAGCCTGATAAATCAACGTATTACTTTCCGAAGCCAAAGCAGCGGCCAGATTATGCAGATTCCTATATCGGCTGTGGCAACTGTTGAGTACAGCAAAACCTATGGTTCAGTAAACCGAATCAATATGGACAGGGTTATAACCTTGACTTCAAATGTTTTGCCCGGCTACAATGCTACAAGTGTGAACCAGCAAATAAAAGACTTGTTGCAGGACACAACCATGCCCGATGGATACGCTTATGCCTTTACCGGCGAGCAGCAGGAGCAGGCCGAATCAATGGCATTCCTTATGGTGGCATTGCTTATAGCAGTTTCGTTGATCAGTTTGATACTGGTTACGCAGTTTAATTCTATTGTGAAGCCTTTCATTATTATTGGCAGCGTAATTTTCAGCACTGCCGGTGTATTTTTCGGGCTGGGCCTTTTCAATATGGAGTTTGTGGTTATCATGACCGGCATTGGTATTATAAGCCTGGCCGGTGTTGTTGTAAACAATGCCATCGTATTAATTGATTACACCGACTATCTCCACGACCTGCGCAAATCAGATAACGACATTCCTGATAATCTTTATCTTGACGACGCTACTTCTACAGAACTGATCAGGCTGGCAGGGGAAACACGTTTCAGGCCGGTGATACTTACTGCCATTACAACGGTGCTTGGCCTTTTCCCACTAGCGATCGGGCTGAATATTGATTTTGTTACACTTATGACCGAGCTGGACCCACAGATTTATTTTGGCGGCGACAACGCAGCTTTTTGGAGCCCAATGGCCTGGACCGTTATTTTTGGACTTACAGTTGCAACATTTCTCACCCTGGTGATTGTGCCAAGCATGTATCAGATCACGCTTTCAATGCAACGCCGGTTATCCGTCTGGATGAAGGGGGAAAAAGTGATTGCTGATAAAGTTCAGGATTAA
- a CDS encoding efflux RND transporter periplasmic adaptor subunit, whose amino-acid sequence MNRNYHLINRKMFMLPGKPLLSRLALIIPVAGLMFLASCSNNAPESDADAIRNEIAEHQKQIMESTMKVNELERQLEAMGEQPANRSLTAVEVMELQPQSFNHFFRVNAAVEAVQEAIISPEISGQLTQIAVTKGQRVSAGQVVAKLNTSVIENSIEEIKTSLQLAKTVYERQKGLWDQEIGSEIQYLEAKNNYDAMQTRQKTLESQLDMAVMRAPFNGIVDEIFLKEGELAIPGVPVMQIINLGRVYINADIAESFLPMINTKADVILRFPTFPDFEAKVPIHRLGNVINPENRTFQLQLRIDNPGEKFKPNMVASVNIQTFTSDSTLVLPSILIKQDVQGHFVYIAQQADNGDLNARKKYIERGLESEGLTMIKSGLEPGTRVIQRGHNQVGDGTLISIE is encoded by the coding sequence ATGAACCGTAACTATCATCTTATAAATCGTAAAATGTTTATGCTGCCAGGCAAACCTCTTCTTAGCAGACTTGCACTAATAATCCCGGTGGCGGGTTTAATGTTTCTGGCTTCCTGCAGCAACAATGCACCGGAATCGGATGCCGACGCCATCCGCAACGAGATTGCTGAACACCAGAAGCAAATAATGGAATCAACAATGAAAGTCAACGAACTTGAACGGCAACTTGAGGCCATGGGAGAGCAGCCTGCAAACCGTTCTCTCACCGCGGTGGAGGTGATGGAACTGCAGCCGCAATCTTTCAATCACTTTTTTCGTGTGAACGCCGCCGTTGAAGCTGTTCAGGAAGCAATTATAAGTCCCGAGATCAGTGGGCAACTGACCCAGATTGCTGTTACCAAAGGACAGCGTGTAAGCGCCGGTCAGGTGGTTGCAAAGCTGAATACATCAGTGATCGAAAACAGTATCGAAGAAATAAAAACAAGCCTGCAACTTGCAAAAACAGTTTATGAACGGCAAAAAGGTTTGTGGGATCAGGAAATTGGCAGCGAGATACAATACCTTGAAGCAAAAAACAACTACGACGCAATGCAAACGCGTCAGAAAACGCTGGAATCGCAATTGGATATGGCAGTGATGCGAGCTCCTTTCAATGGCATTGTTGATGAGATTTTCCTGAAGGAGGGTGAACTTGCCATTCCTGGAGTTCCGGTCATGCAGATCATTAATCTTGGACGTGTTTACATAAACGCTGATATCGCTGAATCTTTTCTCCCGATGATTAATACTAAAGCCGATGTGATTCTGCGATTTCCAACTTTCCCTGATTTTGAAGCGAAGGTACCGATCCATCGCCTTGGTAATGTTATCAATCCTGAAAACAGAACTTTCCAGCTTCAATTGCGCATTGATAATCCTGGCGAAAAGTTTAAACCCAATATGGTTGCCAGCGTAAACATCCAGACTTTTACCTCCGACTCCACACTGGTACTACCTTCAATACTGATCAAACAGGATGTGCAGGGTCACTTTGTATATATCGCGCAACAGGCAGATAATGGCGATTTGAACGCCCGAAAAAAATATATCGAAAGAGGTCTTGAAAGTGAAGGGCTAACAATGATCAAATCTGGTTTGGAACCGGGCACCCGGGTCATACAGCGCGGGCATAACCAGGTTGGCGACGGAACCCTGATCAGTATTGAATAA
- a CDS encoding TolC family protein gives MNQIIKPKLDYILFRSESWRWLLLIGIYVAFPYWIAASTLNENNEENAMKLSLEQAKEYALEHSIKIKTAMADLEIAEKQIWEITSTGLPQLDASVGYQYYFNIPTSLVPAEFFGGEPGEFAEIQFGIEQNLNASATLSQLLFDGSYIVGLRAARIFKELANQNLKRSEIEIRSTVTESYLLVLLSRENLEIVQQNLGNMQQTLTETEQIFKAGFTDPINVDQLKLAVANMKNTIANLERQNTVTLNLLKFQLGFDISLPIELTDSLEGLFESIALEAESVAQFEIDNHIDLQIMRSQQTMDFMSMRREQSFMLPRLSASYTYQQMAMRNEFNFFKTNEPWFPTSFLAVNLDIPIFSSGNRSSRIQQAKLKLEKSELATAETAQMLKLQMQQARADFETAQEKYGNEKENLSLAQRILQRTTIMHREGLASSLELTQANDQFLMTQANFLNSIFELLNARNNIQKARGI, from the coding sequence ATGAATCAGATAATTAAACCTAAACTAGATTATATTTTATTCAGGTCTGAATCCTGGCGTTGGCTTTTGTTGATAGGAATTTACGTTGCTTTTCCTTATTGGATTGCCGCAAGTACACTCAATGAAAACAATGAGGAAAATGCAATGAAATTGTCGCTTGAGCAGGCAAAAGAATATGCATTGGAGCACAGCATAAAGATCAAAACAGCTATGGCCGATCTTGAGATTGCCGAAAAGCAGATTTGGGAAATTACCTCCACCGGTTTGCCGCAGCTTGATGCAAGCGTAGGCTACCAATATTATTTCAACATTCCAACCTCGCTTGTGCCTGCTGAGTTTTTCGGTGGCGAACCCGGAGAATTTGCCGAAATACAGTTTGGCATTGAGCAAAACTTGAATGCATCTGCAACGCTTAGCCAGTTATTGTTTGATGGTTCGTACATTGTTGGCTTGCGTGCTGCCCGTATTTTCAAAGAACTTGCCAATCAAAACCTCAAGCGTTCTGAAATTGAGATCCGGAGCACAGTCACTGAATCGTATCTTCTTGTGCTGCTATCCCGCGAGAATCTGGAAATTGTGCAACAAAACCTTGGTAATATGCAGCAAACACTCACCGAAACTGAACAAATCTTCAAAGCAGGGTTTACTGACCCAATCAATGTAGATCAGTTGAAACTTGCCGTTGCCAATATGAAAAATACCATTGCCAACCTTGAGCGGCAAAATACGGTTACCCTGAACTTGCTGAAATTTCAACTCGGCTTTGATATTTCATTGCCCATTGAACTTACCGATTCGCTTGAAGGACTTTTTGAGTCCATAGCGCTTGAAGCTGAAAGCGTTGCCCAATTTGAAATTGATAACCATATTGACCTGCAGATTATGCGTTCGCAACAAACAATGGATTTTATGAGCATGAGGCGTGAGCAATCATTTATGCTTCCACGCTTATCGGCTTCATACACTTACCAGCAAATGGCCATGCGCAACGAATTTAATTTTTTCAAAACCAATGAACCCTGGTTTCCGACATCCTTTCTTGCTGTAAACCTGGATATCCCAATCTTCTCAAGCGGCAATCGTTCCTCAAGGATTCAGCAGGCAAAGCTGAAACTTGAAAAATCAGAGTTGGCCACCGCTGAAACCGCGCAAATGTTGAAACTTCAGATGCAGCAGGCCCGGGCTGATTTTGAGACTGCTCAGGAAAAATATGGAAATGAAAAAGAGAACCTCTCACTTGCGCAAAGAATATTGCAACGAACTACAATTATGCACCGCGAAGGACTTGCGAGCAGCTTGGAGCTCACACAGGCAAACGATCAGTTCCTTATGACGCAGGCTAACTTTCTCAATTCCATTTTCGAACTTCTCAATGCCAGAAACAATATTCAGAAAGCCAGGGGTATCTAG